The Marinomonas profundi DNA segment TTTGCGCGCCGCCAATCACCATGACTTCTTCTTGACCATTGACCAAGCAAATGTCTTCACCAAGGGAAATCGCCTCTTCTAACGTCGTCACCACATCAATCCCTTCCGCCTGATACGCAGAATCACGACTGATAACAATATTGCGACGACCGGGTAATGGTTTACCAATCGATTCAAACGTTTTACGCCCCATCACAATCGGCTTGCCCATGGTCGCTTGTTTAAAATATTTAAGATCATTCGGCAAATGCCAAGGTAACGAATTATTAATACCGATGGTTCGGTTCGTAGACATAGCAACAATAAGTGACAACATAAAACAACCTGCTTAAAAATCTTGGCTCTTCTTTACTCCGGCAATCCAAGAGCAAAGGCTTCTGATATAATCAATCGCATTTATTATACCCATGACGATCCAGATTGCATTTCTTAACCTGCATGATAGGTTAACCTGCCTGACTGGCGTTCGTCGAGGTGAAAACAAACAAGGCATTTATATGAAACAATACTTAGACCTTTGCCACCGCATCATCAACCAAGGCGAATGGGTCAACAACGAGCGCACTGGCAAACGTTGCCTTACCGTCATTAATGCGGACCTAACTTACGACGTCAGCAAAGGCGAGTTTCCGCTTGTTACCACCCGAAAAAGCTACTGGAAATCGGCCATTGCCGAAATCATCGGCTATTTAAGAGGTTACGATAACGCCGCGGATTTCCGAGCGCTTGGCACCAAAACATGGGACGCCAACGCCAACCAAAACGACGTCTGGCTCAACAACCCTTATCGTAAAGGCGAAGATGACATGGGGCTTTGTTACGGCGCGATTGGCCGTCACTTCCCCAAACCAGACGGCGGTCATATCGATCTATTAAAGCAAATTATTGATAATCTAAGCCGTGGTGTGGATAACCGTGGGGAAATCCTCACTTTTTATCACCCAGGCGCCTTTCACATGGCGTGTCTTCGCCCTTGCATGTACAGCCATCATTTCTCGTTGCTTGGCGATACACTGTATTTAAACAGCACCCAACGTAGCTGCGATGTGCCGCTTGGGCTTAACTTCAACATGGTGCAAGTCTATGTGTTGCTTGCCATCGTCGCGCAAATTACCGGCAAGAAACCCGGCCAAGCCTTCCATAAAATAGTCAACGCTCACATCTATGAAGACCAGCTAGAACTGATGCGTGACGTGCAACTAAAGCGCGAGCCTTACCCACTGCCAACCCTCAAAATCAACCCAGAGATCAAATCATTAAAAGACATCGAAACCTGGGTCACCATGGACGACTTTGAGATCGAAGGCTACCAATTCCACGAGCCCATCGCCTATCCTTTCTCCGTTTAAGCGACTCTCGGTGTCAGCGACTTAAAAGCAAAACGGCGAACCATGATGGATTCGCCGTTTTAACAAACACGACACCAATCTACTTTTCGCCAAACGCCTGAGACAATGTCTTGCGTAAAGGTTTTAACAAATAATCCATAACGGTTCGTTTATCCGTCTTAATCGATACTTGCGCGGTCATACCGGGTAGCATCTCCACTTCGCGTCCGATCGTCGTCACGATAGGCAGCTGCAAAGGCACCACGTGAACACGATAGTAAACCTCTTCGCCTTGAGAGGACTCTTCTTTGAGTGTATCGGCACTGACATACACAACTTTCGCTTCTACGCCGCCATAAATAGTGTAATCAAACGGATCTAAGCGAATATTGGCCGCCAAGCCCCGCTGCACTCTAGAAATATCTTCGGGACGAATTTTAGCCTCCACAATCAACTCATCGTCTATGGGGATGATTTGCATGATTTCTTCACCGGCTCTTAACACCCCACCAAGCGTTGTCACGCTGACGTTTTTAATAATGCCAGGCACTTTAGCAATAAAAACGCTGTCTTGAAGCTCTTGTTGTTTTCTGGCGAGAATCTGTTCACTTTGCCCCAGTTCATCTTCAACTTTTGCCAGCTCTGCACTGGCGTCTTCGAGAAATTGGTTTTTACGATTGATCAATTTTGCTTCGGCGGCATTTAATGCTTCTCTGGCCTTCAGCATTTCAGTGCTGCTGACATCGCCCGTTTTATGTAAATTCTTCACAATACCAAGCTCTTCGTTCGCCAAAGAAACCGAAACGGTTAACGTACGTAGCTCTTCTTTTATCCCAGTTCGACGTTGTTCAAACAATGCGGTTTCCACTTGCGCGGTGTCTTGATAGCGCCGTAATAAATCGTCAGAGAACACCAAATTATTGTCACCTAAAATCTCCGCTCTAAGGCGTATCGCCTTGGCTTTTAAGGCAAACACACGAGACTCTGTTTCTCCTACGGACGCTTTCAGTCTCGTTTGGTCCAGTTGACCAAGCCGCTGACCCGCTTCTACTCGATCCCCCTCGCGCACATTCAGCTCCGCAATCACGCCACCATCCACCGATTGAATAAGCTGCACTCGACTGCTCGCGATTACCTCGCCTTGAGCCTGAGCCACTTCATCAATATAAAACTGATCCGCCCACACCACAAAACCAACAAGTGCCACCAACAAAGGCCACACGACCAAGGCGCGCTTTTTTTTATGATAACCAAAGGCCGCATCCGCGGCATGAGCGTCTTTTAAATCGTCACTTTCCATCCCACTTGCTGGCACAACATGAGGCATCATGGGCTTAGATGGAACGGCATTAGGCGGCACAGAATTAGATGGCATTGAAACCTCGCTTGCTACGAGTGGATGTCGCTGTAGAAGAAGCCGTCGCCGAAGAAGCCGAGGCAGAAGAAGTCGCAGCAGCCGAACGAGTTGATGTTGATGTTGATGTTTTACTGCCCATCAGCGCAGGCAACACAGCAGCAGGCGTGCCATCTCGCACCACCTTACCTTGCTGCATCACCAAAACACGATTCGCAATGTGCGCGGCCAACATAGGTCGATGCGTCGACACCACCAAAATATCGGTCGGCTTAATGTACTTTTCTAATACTTCCCACACACGTTTTTCGCTGTCGCCATCTAATGACGCCGTCGGCTCATCCAACAACCAAATCGTCGGTTTGGCGGTGATAGTCCGCGATAACGCCACCAGTTGGCGCTGCCCACCCGACAAACCTTCGCCGCCCTCGGAGACCTCTAGCTCCATACCTTTCGGATTGCCTTGGGCAATTTTATCGACACCCAACGCTTTCACCACGTCCATCATTTCGGTATCACTCACCGTGCCAGATAAAGCCAAATTACTTTTCAGCGTTCCTTTGAAGAGATGCACATTTTGCGGCAGATAACTCACATGCGAGGTAACAAACTGAGGGTCAATTTCCCACAAATCCAACGAGCCTAACATCACTCGCCCTTCGCCGGGTCGATACAAACCCGCCAGCACTTTGAGCAAAGTGGATTTACCACAGCCAATCGGCCCCACTAAAAGCACTCGATCGCCCGCATTAAAAGACAACGACTCTATGTCCAAATGTTTAACAGGCGAATCGGTATAGGCGAAACGCACACTATCAATCGATACCGCATCAATCTGCTGTTCCCCCACCAACAAGTGCTGGTCCGGCTTACGCTCCAGCTCCAAGGACAATAGCTGATCCACCATATCCAACGACTGAGAAACCGATTGCCACTGCACCAAATACTGGACGCCCTGAGCAATCGGATTAATCACCCGTCCACCCAAAATGCTACACGCAATCATACCGCCCATGGTGAGATTTCCCGCTTCTACCTGAAACACCCCCACAACGACAGCCGCGACATAAGCAATGGTCGATAAGCTGCCAGTGGTGGCTGTACTTAGCTGGCTAATCGTCTTTTGGCGCAGCTGATAAGATGCCAACGACTGGGTAATTTGTTCCCATTCATTTGAAAAACGCCATCCAGCGTTATTAGCGCGGATAGACTCCGAACCACGAATTACATCAATCAACAGCCCTTGACGCTCGTTAGAACGCATAATTTGTTTCTTAATCAGACTTTTTAAACGAAACTGCGTCACCAAGCCTAATAAAATCGCAATGGGAAACAGCAAGGCGTACACCCAGCCGACCACCCCACCAATCATGCTAATAAAGCCAATAAACATAATGGCAAATGGCAGATCAATTAGACCAAACACAATCCCCGAGGTAAAAAATTGTCGAACCGATTCAAGTCCATTTACTTGGGCATTTAAGGTGCCTAGGCTATTTGGCTGATTATCTAAACGTAAGTGCAATAAATGATGAAAAACTTGCTTAGACAAGCGCATATCCACATCCGCCGCCAAACTGTCTAATACCTTGGCGCGCGTACGCTTTAAGAGCCAGTCCAGCAAGACGATCCCCATCATGCACACCACCAGCGTTGTCAAGGTAGAATAGGCAAGTGTTGGCACGACACGGTCGTATACTTGCAAGGCAAACAATGAAGTGGCAATAGCCAACACATTCACAATCACCGTTGCCACCATCACATTACCCAACCATGCTTTGTCTTGGAACAACGCACTTAGAATCAACTTTCTGGCGGTTGGAGCGTCGGTTTCAGTCTTTTGCCCTGTACTCATTCGCTTTAACCAAAGCACTGAAACATCAGACAAATCACCGCTCGACACCACTCGATCCGCTTGGCCCTCATCGCTTTGCAGCAAAATGTCATCGCCGTCGTTACTCGCCAACCACCATTGCCCATCAAAGCAAATTAAAGCCGGTAGCTGCCTACGGTCGAAGCGACGCCAAGCCACTGCCCCGCCTTTAATGCCCTTTATGTTAAAACGATTTAACAACCCTTTTAATTGATCTAACGGCGATAAGCCCTGCAGGTCGTGCGCCGTCAACGACGACTCAATATCACCTTTTGAGATACCCAGTCTTAATGCAGTAAATAAGCGATGTACTACCGCGCCACTCAGTGCAATGTGATCTTCGTTGGAATGATGACTGCTCACCAGCGTATCCTTTTGTACATGGGTTTAATCGCGGCTTTATTAGCGTCGAGTCGACTCAATATCGAGACCGCCAGTCAATGCCGCCAAACTTAATAAATTCACCAACAAACTGTTTTCAGCTTTGGCTTGCGCTATTTTCTGTTCGGTAATCTCTCGCTGTATGTTCAACACATCCAGCCACTCTTTACGGCCGCTTTTGTATTGTCTTTGATAAGACGCCAAGGTCGAACTCAACTGCTCAATAGAGGATTGATGAATGTCGATCAAAGACTGCTGTATTTTACGATTTAACAACAGGCTGTTTAAACGATTGGTTAATTCAAATTGCGTTACCTCAACGTCCCGCTGTGCTGCTCTGAGCTGAGAATGGGCGGATTGCTCTTGATATCGCGTAATCATGCCAAGCCCCTCCAGTCCGCCTTCCATCACTAAACTGAGCCGAGAATCGTCCGGATAGGTCGCATTGTCACTGTATTCATGAGAAAACTTTAAATACAAGGTCGGCATAAAGCTAGCGCGTTTTTGGTAAACATCTTGGATCGCCAAACTGACCAACTGCTCCTTGTATTGCACCTCAGCGCTTTGCTTTAGCACCTGTTGCTCTATCGTGTCATCGTCTGGCAAACCGTCATACATGGCAGGAAAAATAGGCGACACCGACGTCATTGGCAACTGTGCAAGCGTTTGTAACGACATGAGCGCATCACGTAAATCGCCCTGCATCTGAATCTGCTGAACTTTAGCCTGCGTTAAACGTGACGCCGCTAACTGGGTATCGGTTTGCGACGCTAAACGGCCCTCTTGACGCCGTTGTATTTGCTCTAAAAACGCTTGATGCTGCGCAATATTGTCTTCAATAATCAGCAACTGATCTTGCACACCAACGACATTCGCATAAGCAATGGCGGTGTCTTCTAACAATTCACGCGTCAATCGCAACTTGTCGATGGTCTCCGCGGATAGATCAATATCAGCATAATCAATGCCGGTATCAATACGACCAAACGCCCACAAAGGCTGCTTAACGATAAACGCCCCTTCTTGGTTGCCGTCTCTGTCTTCGCCATAAGATACATCTAAGCTAGGCAACTTCTCTGCCTTGGCACTTTTCAACAGAGAATCCTTCGATTCAATTTGTGCTTGCTTCCCCATTAACGCAGGATGGCGCTGCAACATCGACATCAGCGCCGTCGGCAAATCCACTTCGCCCCCTTTTTGACTCAAAGACACAGTGGACAATGACACGCTAGACAATGACAGGGTAGACAAAGCCGCCGAGGCAAAAGTCATTGAGGAAAGCATAACGCTTAGGGCCACCAAGAATACAATACTATAATGCCTCATAGGGTTTCCTTTTGAACCGATAAACGCTGGTACGCTTGCGCTAAATTACGCCCCCAGCGCCGTGACTTCCAAGGCGCCAACGCAATCGCCTTCTCAATCGCAGCAATACCCAACTCAAGCAAACCATTGACCAAATACAATTCACCAAGCAAATACTGCGCTGGGGCAAAATCAGGTAAATGATGCAAGAGTACCTTACATTGGTATTCCGCATCGCGATAGCTTTCAAGACGGCCTTGGGCATCACCACCAGCCGCATACAACCGATAGGCTTCAGACAGCATTCCCGCTTTCGGCAAGGTCACCATATCACTTGCCTCTGCGGCGGTTTGTTTGGCTATGGTTTGTTTGGCTATGGTTTGTTTGGTCATAGTTTGTTTGGTCATAGCAGCCTGATTAAACGCCACCAACAAAGCGGTTATGCTGTTCGCCTTCCCCCTACGCGAGGGCTTTTTTTGCTCGGACAGACGAGCACTAGAAACAGACCGAACAGACCGAACAGACCGAACAGACTCGTAATAGTCCGCCAAACAGGCGTCGTCAGTTTGCCCTATATCAACAAAATCGCCTACCGTTTGCAGGGTTTCAGCCGGTGTTTGAGTTAATTGATGAAACGACACCTGCAATATATCGTCGGGGAAAAGGCGTTGCCAATGTGACAACAAGGCTTTATAGCCTGCAAACTGAACACCAAGCCACTCCGCCTTATCCTGCGCGGACGCTACTCCTAGGTGATTAAGCCATTGCTCAACTTGCTTCGACGCGAGCCACTCGTGTGAATTACGGCTCATTGAAATAAATTTCGCTTGCGGGAACAACCACTTAATCAAACCGACATGATGAATATTGTCTGGGTTTTTATCTAAAATAAAGTGGTATTTAGATTGCTTAGCCTGATAAACAGACTGAATACCAAGCGCAAAATGGCGAATTTGCTCTGCCGTTAATACATCAAGATTATCCGGATACGCTCTTAACGTTCCTAAATCGCGCTGTTTTAAGTTAATGCCTTCAATCAACAGCGGGATCGCCGAAGACACGCCTAACGACCCGACCTGCCCCGTTGCCAGCAAGCCCTCTTCCAACAGAGAAACACCAGAAAAAGGCAAACCAAGTATAAAGACAGGACAAAAGCCGGATATTTCTGGCGGGCAATCAGAGTGGGATGACACAACATGGCGCGATCGAACAAAGGCATCACTGAATCTTGCCCGTACTCGAGCGCTCAATACCTTATTTACCACAGGGTGAAGTGAAACATTCTGGCCATTTTCGCGGCCCCATTGCGCCTGTTCTTGATAGAGTGATTCGCTGTTTGGATACTTTTTTAACGCTTGCAATAAAACCGCCTCAGCGACAGCCGCGCGATCATCATCCACAAGGTATTGCGCATAACAAACCACGCCATGTAAATAGCGTGGTGCATCTTCAAGCGTCTCTTTCAACCAAGATTCGGCAAATGCCAACGCGCCTTGCCTTACCCAGCACTCTAAACGAATCGAATCCAGCTGGTCGCGCAACCCCAACCGATACTCAGAAGAGAAACACTCAACACTCTGTCCATCAGACGCCATAATATGATCTTGTTCAGCGTACGTTAAATACTGCTGAACCGTTTCAATACTCGACGCAACAGACAACTCAGCCAACGTCGTATCCGAGCATCTTGCCAAGTGCATAATGCACAAATTGATCACCACCTCAAGCGGCCTTGATGGGCAGTCTAACGCACATAAAAATGCGCGTTCCGCACCCAGCTCATCCCCTTGGATCAATCGGCAATAGCCTTTTTTTGCCCACACAGTGCCCAACACAGCACCCAAGCAAAAAGACTGTTCAAGCAATGCATCAAACAGACTTTCAGCGTCTTCATACAAGGCCAAAGCAGAACACAAAGAGCCCAAATCCAAACGTTCAGATGGCGACAAGCACGCCAGATCAACCTCTTGATGAAACACATTAAGCAAAGACAAGGCTCTGTCTGACTCACCAGTGTTGGCATACGCCAGCATCAGCAAAATCATCACAGCAGAGTCATCGCCCAGCAACAGAGAATCGGCACAGGCCTGTTGCAGCGCCTGATATTCTCTCTGCTCAGCCATCTCACGAAGCAACTCTAATTTAGCGCCCATAGATACATCAAAGGAGAACCCAGCTTAACCCAATACACTCAGCCAAGCTCGATTCCCCTTTATTCTCCTTAAGCTAATTTACACGTCAGACGTTTCAGCACCAACTTGAACCATAATCTCTGGCGAAGAAGCCAAGCTTTCGCTCCACAAATCGACAATCTCAGCCGCAATAGTGAACTCACCCTCTATAGACAGTGTCGCCTCGCCACTATCAAACGCCCAGCTAATATCCGTGTCTGTCGAGAAGCCAGTAACAGCAGCATCGCTCACCAGAATAATCGTATCGTCATCGCCAAGGTTCTCCGCACCGCTCCACTGCTCACCCGTATTGAGCGTCAAGCTTGTGCCATCACCAATATCGATGTAAATATTATAGGTTTCGTTGACATCGAATACCTGACTACCAAGGTCCGTTGACTCGTCTGTGGTTAGGTCAAAGGTAACGGCCTGATTCACCGTAATGCCCACATCACTGACGTAGACATTACCCGCCGTATCCGCCATCAACACATAGTAATCGCCTGCTTCCAGCCCTTCTGCTGAAATAAACGCCTCTTCGCCCCCTGTCACCGCAACACTGTTCCATTGAGTAGAGTTATTACCGGCCTTCAGTTCGTCATAGAAAACATCTTCCCACTGATCGTAGTCTGAGAAGAAACTTTCTAACTCAGTACCAGTAAACAAACTACTGTTTACCAGATAAGCCATACCGTCTTCTTCACTGGCAACCGACACTTCGCCATTAGTATCAACAATAGTGTTATCCACAATGCTGCCATCCGCATTGAATTTTTGCACATAAATATCGGTCAGGGTGTTATCTTGGTGGTAGGTATCGCCCAACCAACTGACGGCAAATTCACCCTTGCCTAAGTCAATAATAGAAGGGCTCCGGTCGAAGGAATGTTCATTCACTTCAAGTAATGTAGATGCACCATTTGGTGTGCCATCTGCATTGTAGAGCTGAACACTGACGCCATAGCCGATTAAGTCTGTTTGGTTCCAAGCGATGACAAACGCGCCATCCCCACCAACAGTAGAAAGTACATATTGATCTTCAGATTCATGAACTCTACTGACCGAACCATCTGAGCTTATATGATCAACAAAGTATAAAGTATTGCTGTAGTAATCCGTCTCACTGTTGGATATATAATACTGACCTGATAACAGGTAACCACCGTCAACACCTAACCCTGTTAATGCCAAATCACTACTAAATACAGCGCCCAGATCACTGGTTAGCAAGGACGTAACGACACTGCCATTTATCGAACCGTCATTATTAAAGGCTTGCAGGTAAGTAACCGATTCTGTGTAGTCTTGGTTATTTTCGCTCCAAGTAACAACATAGCCACCATTACCTAATAATCCAATATTGACGTTGCTAAAATTCGACTGCAAAGCGCTTTGCGCAACCTCAATCGCACTGCCTTGTGATGATCCATCAGCATTAAACGCGTAAACAGCGATATAGTCATAACCGGACGTATCTGTAAAGGCTGCTCCTTTAGTGAGTGCAAGGTAAGAGCCCCCATCAAGCTCAATTACGTCTTCAATAATCGACGTTACCGACGCACTCTCTATTAGATTCCCGACCGAAGAATAGAGAGAAACCGAATTATCATAATAAATAACAAAGTTGCCATTTTCTCCAATTGACTTAACAGAAAGCGTATCAAACGTCTCTATACCGTCTAACAGAGCAATCAGATCTCCATTCAAACCCATCAGTTGCGCACTGCTAACAGTGACACCATCTACATACTCAAGAGTGGTCACAACAAAGTTACCATCATCGCCAACAGCAGAGATAGAAGCATCGTAATAGTTGCCAGCAAGAGATTGCATATCGCCTACCACGCCACTTTCATCCACAATTTGATAGTAGCCTGTATTGAACGAACCATCCTGACCTTGCGAGAAGACAATAAAAGCTCCGCTGTTACCCAAGGACAACACGGTTTCAATATTAGGAGCGTTATTTGCAATACCAGATAAGATAACCTGTGCATCCCCTATAGAATTACCTGCTGCATCAAGGCGCTGCGTTATAATGCTATAGTCTGTGCCAAAATCCGTGTAAGTACTTTCTACCCATACCACGGCGGATTGCCCCGTATTACCTAATACAACAGTGTTATAGGAGTCATGAATATTGCCTCCACTAGACTCTATGTCCACTTTACTGTAATTCGGTGCCACAACTAGGTTATAAGGCGATTCTTCATCGGTAATAATGACCTGTTCGTTCGATGCCACCAAGCTCAATTCACCAGCGGCATTTATTTCTCGTACTTGAATATCGCCAATGGCATATTCTGCGCCATAGTCTAAATCAATAAAGCGGCCAGCCGCGTCGGCCCAAGCCACCTGAGTAAATGGGCCGCCCTCCCCATTAATAGAGTATTCCCAACGAACCGTGTCTTCTGCTAATACAAAACCGATTTCAGGGTCATCAATCACCTCGTCTTCATCGTAAAGTCGATACATATCAGACTTATTGCCCTCTGCATCGTATTCATAGGCGACAAAATCACTGTAAGCAAAAGTGTCGCTAATCTCCACATAAGCGCCCGAGCCGTACTGCCATGTTTCCCCACCGTCCAATGAATATTCGTATGCGACCGCATCACCAGATAGCGTTACGTTCAACGAACCTTCATTAGTCACGCCATCACTGTCGGAGAAACCTGTGTCTTCAAACAGCTCAAAGCTTGGTGCCGCATAGGCCTCCGGTGTTACTACCTCTTGGTTATAGGTAAGCTCCGCTTCGTTGCCCGCAATATCCTCAACATAGACAACAATACTACCCGCTGAATAGGTGGTATTAGGCTCTAATGAAAAACTTTCACCAACGCCTTGAGTCCAATTGTTTTCACCTTCTCCTCCACCGACAAGGGAGTAATACCATTCATTTTGGTCATCATCCAAAGTAACAAAAACGGTGTTCCCAATAATATTAATTTGCGGTTCAGAAACCTCTGAGTCGATAACAACATAGCCGTCGTCGTTGGTCGCTATTTCACTGACATTTCCAGCTTCATCATATTGTCTAATCTGGATGTCGTAATAACCATAGGTGGTATTGTCGGCCAGATCGAAACTCGTACCGACACCGTCTGTCCAAGTGACGCCATGATCTAGTGAGTATTCCCAGCGTGCAGCGACATCGGCTAAAGTGACATTGACCTGTGTATCGTTGGTAACATCATCGTCGTTGTACGTGCCAGTGTCTTCGTTAAGGTTAACCTCTGGCTCGGCCAGCTGCGCCTCTGAAAAAGCAAGGCTGACCACATTGGCATGCGTGGTGATATTGCCAGCGATATCGCTAACATAAACAAGGTAATCACCTTCCGCTAACCCTTCAGTACTCAGCCAATGCTCTGTGTCTGCACCGACTGCAACTTGGCTCCATGTAGTTTCCTCTAATGCAAGAATATCCTGCAAAGTCGTGACGTCCGCATCAGAACGAACCAGATAAGCCATGCCTTCTTCAGCAACCGAGATAGGCAATTCATCACCTGGCTCAATTTCTATCGGATTAATAAGCACGCCATCCGCAGAGAAGGCTTGAACTTTATTAACCGTTTCATTGACCCACTGAAATTCATCGTCTTGATAGCTGATGTTTTCTATCCAAGAGACTAAGAAATCCCCTGAGTCATTTAGCACATCCACATTAAAGCCATTGGCCGTATCGCTAACACTCATTTGTTCTGTTTTTGCAGTGCCATCCGCGTTAAAAATTTGCACCCATGAATCCGCTTCCCAAGTATCTACATCCATACCTTCTTTAAACACCAACACCTCGCCAGCGGCATTCAACACATGAAGATCAAAGTAAGCCCAATCATCGTTTTCGTCATTAAGGGCAATTTCAGTCACTGAATTGCCATCAACAAAATACACGCCGCTCGCAATAGAGTCGCTGCCCTCGCTGGTCTCAAGGCTATAATCCGCTGTAATAAAGTACCCTTCGTCGGTTCCCCCGCTCACCACCTCTATGGATAGGTCATACTCTGTCGCGGCCCCAAATGTAAAGGGTAACGCTTGTGCCGTATTTTGAGCCGTGCCATCCGTAGTAAATGATTGAGTATAAATGAACGGAACACCCTCTCCATCTTCACCCAACCATGTCACAGCAAAATCATTGTCTGCGTTTAACATGGTAATATTGGCTTCTGAGTAAATATAATCAGAGTAATCACCCAGCGGAACTCGAGGGCTTAAACTACCATCAGCATTCACCAACTGTAAGCTCAAGCTCGCGGCACTTTCGTTTACCATAAACGCCGCAAACGCGCCGTCCGAACCGACCAGATCTACTGCATCAGCGTATTCACCGGCTGCTGGGTTAAGAACTATCTCAGAACCAATCGGTGCCCCATTCGCTGAATAAGTTTGCGCCTTCACTATGGTGGAAGCGGCATCGATATCGACTATTTCATTCCACACCACAAGGAAATTACCAGAATCACCAATAGGCCCTGCATAAGACATGAGACTGCCTTCAAAGGTTAACAGTTGGCCCGCGTCACCCGTTGTCGCGTCGAAAAGTTGCAAATAAGACTCAACCCCAACCCCACCGGACACATCTTCCGCCCATACCAAAGCATATTGATTGGAAGACTCAAGCGGCATCACCTCAGAATCCCACATCCATTCCCGCGTGGCCGAGCTTGCCTGTACGTCGCCAACCGGGCGGCCATTTTTGTCAAACAACTGGACGTTCAAGTTACCACGCGTATCTTCATTTTTATTGTCTGAATAACCATAGCCATACCAGGTAACAACAAACTCGCCGTTTCCACCAACCGAAAAAACCTCTTGGATATTGTAGCCACTCAAGTCGTCATCTAGCTCAAACACATAAGGCAAATTCACCTCTTCGCCAGAAACAACATCCAACATTTGTACACTTAGCAACGATTTCCCCATGTCTGAGTTATATACCCAAGCCATGGCAACCTTGCCATCGCTTGTGTCTGCGCCTACTCGATGCATTTCCACCTCGTAATAGCCGCTACCGTCACCGTCCATTGGCACTTCAAGAGCACTTTCGTTCGTCACATAAATGTCTTCCACCAACTGACCAGTAACGTCGGTTATGATGCTGTCGCTATTGCTGAAAACAGCACTTTCGTTATTAGAAGCATCAAATTGTTGAACTTGGATACTACCGGCGG contains these protein-coding regions:
- a CDS encoding sulfotransferase family protein codes for the protein MGAKLELLREMAEQREYQALQQACADSLLLGDDSAVMILLMLAYANTGESDRALSLLNVFHQEVDLACLSPSERLDLGSLCSALALYEDAESLFDALLEQSFCLGAVLGTVWAKKGYCRLIQGDELGAERAFLCALDCPSRPLEVVINLCIMHLARCSDTTLAELSVASSIETVQQYLTYAEQDHIMASDGQSVECFSSEYRLGLRDQLDSIRLECWVRQGALAFAESWLKETLEDAPRYLHGVVCYAQYLVDDDRAAVAEAVLLQALKKYPNSESLYQEQAQWGRENGQNVSLHPVVNKVLSARVRARFSDAFVRSRHVVSSHSDCPPEISGFCPVFILGLPFSGVSLLEEGLLATGQVGSLGVSSAIPLLIEGINLKQRDLGTLRAYPDNLDVLTAEQIRHFALGIQSVYQAKQSKYHFILDKNPDNIHHVGLIKWLFPQAKFISMSRNSHEWLASKQVEQWLNHLGVASAQDKAEWLGVQFAGYKALLSHWQRLFPDDILQVSFHQLTQTPAETLQTVGDFVDIGQTDDACLADYYESVRSVRSVRSVSSARLSEQKKPSRRGKANSITALLVAFNQAAMTKQTMTKQTIAKQTIAKQTAAEASDMVTLPKAGMLSEAYRLYAAGGDAQGRLESYRDAEYQCKVLLHHLPDFAPAQYLLGELYLVNGLLELGIAAIEKAIALAPWKSRRWGRNLAQAYQRLSVQKETL